The following proteins are co-located in the Agromyces laixinhei genome:
- a CDS encoding LamG-like jellyroll fold domain-containing protein yields the protein MPRRNRRTRGLRGGFASAIGAALVLTAIVPAHPVAAAEPTPPADGLVAAYDFGQTTGISVPNSATGAAPGPATVVNGSDAHWTGSSLELTGGAKNGAGNWVRLPDGILGGATSATVTIEAKLDASMKNNWNFLWNIGSDSTSQYYFASVRDNPRTAITTSGGGGEVNARSGTALSADRWYSLTSVIDAAAGRITFYVDGVEVASTPTTLTPASITDQSLNAIGRGPYPDPLYTGEVSTFRVYDRALTAAEVDDVSVADAAIHTESHEQAAAAILDSVEPVTIDDTVTRLPDYGEKVTWASDDPALVIGDDGRTVMAEQPAPGAEPISTTLTATASVRGASASREVAVTVQPQAEAGDPYGYAMVHFIEDSAGYAEKIYLDVSRGNNPEQWDPLNGGEPILASDLGTTGIRDPHLSYNPETETYYIIATDLRVFGGDRGADGCLDWCHWSSQGSTKLNVWESKDLVSWSELRQFDVATSVDGTELVELGMAWAPEATWVDDYHEDGRGAFVLYWSSNVYDDAQHSGATYSRILWGATTDFTQETYEYGGVFIDAGGNTIDTTIVQNEGTTYRVTKDNSQGKGIYMESSPAARWWEPAAAWTQVQARIGAEWAGGNAGGVEGPAAFKVHEEDAWYLYVDVIPSTGYRPMQTTDLDTGWSQLESSDFAMAPSTKHGGIVGLTRDQYDTVRASDATGAVADDLGSVEVPAGADESAVRDALPDSAEVTLAYDRGTATQPVDWELSDVATDDPGTYEVTGTVRTIGANLNQWVGTGGSTAWDAPGKQQYSSTAITVTAEVVVTPGEPSLPVSVTADTRCVAGKVVLTVRTENEHDAAVRAVVDTAYGSKTMTAIQPGKSTSAAFTTRQTSIAEGTVDVTVTAGDDSTEASATSAAATCG from the coding sequence ATGCCCCGCAGGAACCGTCGCACCCGCGGCCTCCGCGGCGGGTTCGCCTCTGCCATCGGCGCGGCGCTCGTGCTCACCGCCATCGTTCCGGCACACCCCGTGGCCGCGGCGGAGCCGACCCCGCCGGCCGACGGGCTCGTGGCCGCGTATGACTTCGGGCAGACGACCGGCATCAGCGTCCCGAACTCCGCGACCGGCGCCGCCCCTGGCCCGGCCACAGTCGTCAACGGCTCCGATGCCCACTGGACCGGTTCGTCGCTCGAGCTGACCGGCGGGGCGAAGAACGGCGCCGGCAACTGGGTACGCCTGCCTGACGGCATCCTCGGCGGTGCGACCTCTGCGACCGTCACGATCGAGGCGAAGCTCGACGCCTCGATGAAGAACAACTGGAACTTCCTCTGGAACATCGGCAGCGACTCGACGAGCCAGTACTACTTCGCCTCCGTGCGCGACAACCCGCGCACCGCGATCACGACCTCGGGCGGCGGCGGCGAGGTCAACGCGCGCTCCGGTACGGCGCTCAGCGCCGACCGCTGGTACAGCCTCACTTCGGTGATCGACGCAGCGGCCGGGCGCATCACCTTCTATGTCGACGGCGTCGAGGTGGCCTCCACGCCGACGACGCTCACGCCCGCATCCATCACCGACCAGAGCCTGAACGCGATCGGCCGCGGGCCCTACCCCGACCCGCTCTACACGGGCGAGGTCTCGACCTTCCGCGTCTATGACCGCGCCCTCACCGCCGCTGAGGTCGACGACGTCTCGGTCGCCGACGCGGCGATCCACACGGAATCCCACGAGCAGGCCGCTGCTGCCATCCTCGACTCCGTCGAGCCGGTGACCATCGACGACACCGTGACCAGACTGCCCGACTACGGCGAGAAGGTGACGTGGGCCTCCGACGACCCGGCCCTGGTCATCGGTGACGACGGCCGCACCGTGATGGCCGAACAACCCGCCCCCGGTGCCGAGCCGATCTCGACGACGCTCACCGCGACCGCATCCGTGCGCGGTGCCAGCGCCTCGCGCGAGGTGGCCGTCACCGTGCAGCCGCAGGCCGAGGCCGGCGACCCCTACGGATACGCCATGGTGCACTTCATCGAGGACTCCGCCGGCTACGCCGAGAAGATCTATCTCGACGTGTCGCGCGGAAACAACCCCGAGCAGTGGGACCCGCTGAACGGCGGCGAGCCGATCCTCGCATCGGATCTCGGCACCACCGGCATTCGCGACCCCCACCTGAGCTACAACCCCGAGACCGAGACCTACTACATCATCGCCACCGACCTGCGGGTCTTCGGCGGCGACCGCGGCGCAGACGGATGCCTCGACTGGTGCCACTGGAGCTCGCAGGGCAGCACGAAGCTGAACGTCTGGGAGTCGAAAGACCTCGTCAGCTGGAGCGAACTGCGCCAGTTCGACGTCGCGACGTCGGTGGATGGCACCGAGCTCGTCGAGCTCGGCATGGCGTGGGCACCGGAGGCGACCTGGGTCGACGACTACCACGAAGACGGTCGCGGCGCGTTCGTTCTGTACTGGTCGTCGAACGTGTACGACGACGCGCAGCACTCCGGCGCGACGTACTCGCGCATCCTGTGGGGTGCGACGACCGACTTCACGCAGGAGACGTACGAGTACGGCGGGGTGTTCATCGACGCCGGCGGCAACACGATCGACACCACGATCGTGCAGAACGAGGGTACGACCTATCGCGTCACGAAGGACAACTCGCAGGGCAAGGGCATCTACATGGAGTCGTCGCCTGCCGCCCGCTGGTGGGAGCCCGCGGCCGCGTGGACGCAGGTCCAGGCGCGCATCGGTGCCGAGTGGGCGGGCGGCAACGCCGGCGGCGTCGAGGGCCCGGCGGCGTTCAAGGTACACGAAGAGGACGCGTGGTACCTCTACGTCGACGTGATCCCGTCGACCGGCTACCGCCCCATGCAGACCACCGATCTCGACACCGGGTGGTCGCAGCTGGAGAGCAGCGACTTCGCCATGGCGCCGAGCACCAAGCACGGCGGCATCGTCGGACTCACCCGCGACCAGTACGACACCGTGCGGGCCTCAGATGCGACGGGCGCCGTGGCGGACGACCTCGGTTCCGTCGAGGTGCCGGCCGGTGCCGACGAGTCGGCGGTGCGCGACGCGCTGCCCGACTCGGCCGAGGTGACGCTCGCGTACGATCGCGGCACCGCGACCCAGCCGGTGGACTGGGAGCTGTCGGATGTCGCGACCGACGATCCCGGCACCTACGAGGTGACCGGCACCGTGCGCACCATCGGCGCGAACCTCAACCAGTGGGTCGGCACAGGCGGATCAACGGCCTGGGATGCACCGGGCAAGCAGCAGTACAGCTCGACAGCGATCACTGTGACTGCCGAGGTGGTCGTCACGCCGGGAGAGCCGTCGCTGCCCGTGTCGGTCACGGCCGACACCCGGTGCGTCGCCGGCAAGGTCGTGCTGACCGTGCGCACGGAGAACGAGCACGACGCCGCCGTGCGTGCCGTGGTCGACACGGCCTACGGTTCCAAGACCATGACGGCGATCCAGCCAGGCAAGAGCACGTCGGCGGCATTCACGACGAGGCAGACCTCTATCGCCGAGGGAACGGTCGATGTGACCGTCACCGCGGGTGACGACAGCACCGAGGCATCCGCCACCTCTGCGGCGGCAACCTGCGGCTGA
- a CDS encoding family 43 glycosylhydrolase, producing the protein MRESSPTRTASLALAAISAMVLGLGVSGAGAAVPEPGLVAEYVFDESGGTSVPNSAPGGQFGSATVRNVQASDWTGTSLTLRGGAMTSTGNWVELPDAILAGAESATVVAEVKASSAMLNGFHFLWNIGNESAATEYFFASLNCASGRSPLVGIKAGGVEQLMQASSCGVMADQWVNVVSVVDGATGTASLYLDGVPAGSGPVGSTPADVIDQSLNTIGRAPWPDPLFQGAISAFRVYDRALTAEEIADVSAADAQVHADELRARAQAILDELGLADLDTDTHVDLPTAGGRVIWTSSDPTVVAADGTVVPPLTGEPAEQVQLTAAAAVRGFSSSQTITVTVLPSSETADERAQRLAERFVIQPVVESGAALPPAPDGTTVSVTAVSGAEVVDGTIFSSSTTAIDAAIEVRVTDTSTDVAVLRAFDVRVLPSETTSQLLAYHRTPTSAAEANNADAALSMHLALDGADGWTPLNENYGIFFAQTSEPVPAAGTNDGILRSLRDPHVFALADGGYGVVATRTARGGGSDGTQASSVLYARSDDLRTYQEIGLVDLGVTSGVNEPAAVYDSASGRYMVTWTSDAGAPMYTTFADLADDSTRTDAQRGAVAATAGSEDAGVDDYGSGNALAVSNEVAGALQVRFGRIVNTGVAALDDVSVEAGSALEVEALPERAELAYNDGSTATRAIEWSAESLADVDTSTPGAYEVTGQIKAPEYATPFADERADPSIFRFDWNGQTRFLMIATEDLNLNPVDPANGAHMPMRIADNIEDLSDEAIAAGRNVEVDLLVAGDTDADGGVMTGCFWAPEFHVIDGVLSIMFMPCYNGSNGRPDMWTGRASIIQLQQNAQGDDLDPAVPSNWSKAEKVLRADGSTLNPIQQISLDMTYFVDSGQAYYSWQMLGAIFIAKVDPQNPTRLTSDPVRIAVPEYAWDNTIAEGPNVHVRDGVLHLIYSGSTVGDTYTTGLVTATAGEGVDLTDPAVWTKLNYPIQKSGLFNGDWQLGTGHGMWSHDEDDNLLYVFHARTDDNGLTGRDTFVRRVHWAADGLPVFDMEADEEIAPDNRTVSVTVTVTPDESLEVSAVVASRCVAGKVVQTVRVTNGEDVPMSVTSTSPYGTRTTASVAAGKSVSHALSSRRPAIGAGTVEVSAQATIDGEPVTSTRNVEFAAASCG; encoded by the coding sequence ATGCGCGAATCATCCCCGACTCGAACAGCCTCGCTGGCGCTCGCCGCGATCAGCGCGATGGTCCTCGGGCTGGGGGTGAGCGGCGCCGGCGCTGCGGTTCCCGAACCCGGGCTCGTGGCGGAGTACGTCTTCGACGAGTCCGGCGGCACTTCGGTGCCGAACAGCGCGCCCGGCGGGCAGTTCGGGTCTGCAACCGTGCGTAACGTGCAGGCATCCGACTGGACCGGCACCTCGCTGACATTGCGCGGCGGGGCCATGACCTCGACCGGAAACTGGGTGGAACTTCCCGATGCGATTCTCGCCGGAGCGGAGTCCGCCACGGTCGTGGCCGAGGTGAAGGCGTCGAGCGCGATGCTGAACGGGTTCCACTTCCTCTGGAACATCGGAAACGAGTCGGCCGCGACCGAATACTTCTTCGCGTCGCTGAACTGCGCATCGGGCCGGTCTCCGCTCGTCGGCATCAAGGCCGGTGGCGTCGAGCAGCTGATGCAGGCGAGCTCGTGCGGCGTCATGGCCGATCAGTGGGTGAACGTCGTCTCGGTCGTCGACGGAGCGACCGGCACGGCATCGCTGTACCTCGACGGCGTGCCGGCCGGCTCCGGCCCGGTCGGGTCAACGCCGGCAGACGTGATCGACCAGTCGCTGAACACCATCGGCCGGGCACCGTGGCCCGACCCGTTGTTCCAGGGCGCGATCTCGGCGTTCCGCGTGTACGACCGCGCGTTGACGGCCGAAGAGATCGCCGACGTGTCCGCCGCGGACGCCCAGGTCCACGCCGATGAATTGCGAGCGCGGGCCCAGGCGATCCTCGACGAGCTCGGGCTGGCCGATCTGGATACCGACACGCATGTCGACCTGCCGACCGCCGGCGGCCGGGTGATCTGGACGTCGAGCGATCCCACTGTCGTCGCCGCCGACGGTACGGTCGTTCCGCCGCTCACCGGTGAACCCGCGGAGCAGGTTCAATTGACCGCGGCCGCCGCGGTGCGGGGCTTCAGCTCGAGCCAGACCATCACGGTGACCGTGCTGCCCTCCTCGGAAACCGCCGATGAACGCGCGCAACGCCTCGCCGAGCGCTTCGTCATCCAGCCGGTGGTCGAGTCGGGCGCTGCGCTTCCGCCCGCGCCCGACGGCACCACCGTCAGCGTCACAGCGGTGAGCGGTGCCGAGGTCGTGGACGGCACCATCTTCTCGTCATCGACGACCGCGATCGATGCCGCGATCGAGGTGCGTGTCACCGACACGTCGACCGACGTCGCAGTGCTGCGCGCCTTCGACGTGCGCGTTCTGCCGAGCGAGACCACGTCGCAACTCCTCGCCTACCACCGCACGCCCACTTCCGCGGCCGAGGCGAACAATGCGGATGCCGCGCTCAGTATGCACCTCGCGCTCGATGGCGCCGACGGGTGGACCCCGCTCAACGAGAACTACGGCATCTTCTTCGCGCAGACCTCCGAGCCGGTGCCGGCGGCGGGCACGAATGACGGGATTCTCCGAAGTCTGCGCGACCCGCACGTGTTCGCGCTCGCCGACGGCGGGTACGGCGTCGTCGCCACCCGCACCGCGCGCGGCGGCGGATCCGACGGAACGCAGGCGTCGAGCGTGCTGTACGCGCGCAGCGACGATCTGCGCACGTACCAGGAGATCGGGCTCGTCGACCTCGGTGTCACCAGCGGCGTGAATGAGCCAGCCGCCGTCTACGACTCGGCATCTGGCCGGTACATGGTCACGTGGACCTCGGATGCCGGTGCGCCCATGTACACGACCTTCGCTGACCTCGCCGACGACTCGACCCGCACCGACGCGCAGCGCGGCGCGGTCGCGGCGACCGCCGGAAGCGAGGATGCAGGCGTCGACGACTACGGCAGCGGCAACGCGCTGGCCGTCTCGAACGAGGTCGCCGGCGCGCTGCAGGTGCGATTCGGCCGCATCGTCAACACCGGCGTCGCCGCACTCGACGACGTCAGCGTCGAAGCGGGCTCCGCGCTCGAGGTCGAGGCCCTGCCCGAGCGGGCGGAACTGGCCTACAACGACGGATCGACCGCGACACGCGCGATCGAGTGGAGCGCCGAGTCGCTGGCGGACGTCGACACGTCGACGCCGGGTGCCTACGAGGTGACCGGCCAGATCAAAGCACCCGAGTACGCCACCCCGTTCGCCGACGAGCGCGCCGACCCGTCGATCTTCCGCTTCGACTGGAACGGGCAGACGAGGTTCCTGATGATCGCGACGGAGGACCTGAACCTCAACCCGGTCGATCCGGCGAACGGCGCGCACATGCCGATGCGCATCGCCGACAACATCGAAGACCTGTCGGATGAGGCGATCGCCGCCGGCCGCAACGTCGAGGTCGACCTGCTGGTCGCGGGCGACACCGACGCCGACGGCGGCGTGATGACGGGCTGCTTCTGGGCGCCGGAGTTCCATGTGATCGACGGCGTGCTGTCGATCATGTTCATGCCCTGCTACAACGGCTCGAACGGCCGGCCCGACATGTGGACGGGGCGCGCGAGCATCATCCAGCTGCAACAGAACGCGCAGGGCGACGACCTCGACCCTGCGGTGCCGTCGAACTGGTCGAAGGCCGAGAAGGTGCTGCGCGCCGACGGGTCGACCTTGAACCCCATCCAGCAGATCTCGCTCGACATGACCTACTTCGTCGACTCGGGCCAGGCGTACTACTCCTGGCAGATGCTGGGCGCGATCTTCATCGCGAAGGTGGACCCGCAGAACCCCACGCGACTCACGTCGGACCCGGTGCGCATCGCGGTGCCCGAGTACGCGTGGGACAACACCATCGCCGAAGGGCCGAACGTGCATGTACGTGACGGCGTGCTGCACCTGATCTACTCCGGCTCGACCGTCGGCGACACGTACACCACGGGTCTGGTGACGGCGACCGCGGGCGAGGGCGTCGACCTGACCGACCCCGCTGTCTGGACGAAGCTGAACTACCCGATCCAGAAGTCGGGGCTCTTCAACGGCGACTGGCAGCTCGGCACCGGCCACGGTATGTGGTCGCACGACGAAGACGACAACCTGCTCTACGTCTTCCATGCCCGCACCGACGACAACGGACTCACGGGTCGCGATACGTTCGTGCGCCGCGTGCACTGGGCGGCCGACGGCCTGCCGGTGTTCGACATGGAGGCCGACGAAGAGATCGCGCCCGACAACCGCACGGTGTCGGTCACCGTCACCGTGACTCCGGATGAGTCGCTGGAAGTCTCGGCCGTCGTGGCGTCCCGCTGCGTGGCCGGCAAGGTCGTGCAGACGGTCAGGGTGACGAACGGTGAGGACGTGCCGATGTCGGTGACGAGCACCTCGCCGTACGGCACCAGAACGACGGCATCGGTCGCGGCAGGCAAGAGCGTGTCGCACGCGCTCAGCAGCCGTCGGCCCGCCATCGGCGCCGGGACCGTCGAGGTGTCGGCTCAGGCCACGATCGACGGCGAGCCAGTCACGTCGACGCGGAACGTGGAGTTCGCGGCGGCGAGCTGCGGATGA
- a CDS encoding family 43 glycosylhydrolase — protein MLSGALGFALIAGLAGPVAAGAAEPASLLASYDFSETSGTVLHDVSGAGRDGTVVGGAAWRGGTMQFNGANHVQLPDNLLSGQSAATIVIETSPVALTGAKFLWNIGGSGDSSTGQFFLQPVAPRVAISKTNWSGEQSVTSATRLADGRWQSVAATIAKNADGTTSTLRLYIDGAQVAQKIDSTVNLSDLTTHTMNFIGRSAYAGDSRYQGGVSSFRVYNEALSAQDIAAASDSDATAVAAEVVAGIDLAALNAQNLDAVETDLVLPTDGGVSWTSSPSGIVEADGKVTRPATSTAVTLTAASSVRGKSATKDFTVTVVPTPSRAEQAAKAAAALLLPSVLEEGYVLPATAQGLPVVWSHVSGAGSVSGGTIASAPDDGLAAATLRAVVGAGTDAATTDIEVRIAEAGASRLAAYTTSKNTRGGDDPEVTRAGHLALSSDGTSYTALNSGAGVVFPTVTGMTEQVNGTKRYLAGPYLFRLQGDEGFGLIARRTTASGAAETAGAVVFTSPDLVNWTEIGLLPLPAQGATSAVSAEWDSRIDAYRVVWTSPAGSALTGSTTEFQTLNVLGAGQQPSGRSGSIDVAYAETATIVPVTAAEAGSAEQLLGRVHNTGLQAPDDITLAAGGELELPEKVTADYSDGGTHDFRVDWDASAVDTATPGEYTVTGTLQRTETIFPLIARRADPHVLRYTLPSGEKTWLFIATDDNGQDEFFIRQADTIAGIASAPDNRILGFGLSGTATNAQLWAPELHLVDGDLYILFAANADSVNAWNGVQSYTMRLKPGGNPIVRADWEAPQRVVDAAGRPLTSYGTGITLDMTHFEDDGTDYVVWSERNVPSSGNGPAVLKIAKVAPSKTGAWQLIGDRSTIAFPDRGWSANTSEVVEGPFVIKRNGKIMITFSGSNIDWTYAVGLATAASGADLLDPATWAIRDYPIWHYEGAFTDNWGPGHNSYTYDDDGNLLNIFHAKLTQNGTRDAGARMVYFRQDDSPVLDMTDAEWLAPSNRTVTATVTVTGSAGPEVTATVASRCVAGKVVQVLTVTNADDVPVTVTAMGAYGAKTFAALAPGKSASASFTTRLAAVPAGTIGVNATVESVTAEQQIAYPILTCG, from the coding sequence ATGCTCTCCGGTGCCCTGGGCTTCGCCCTGATCGCGGGTCTGGCCGGTCCCGTGGCGGCCGGCGCTGCCGAGCCGGCATCGCTGCTGGCGTCGTACGACTTCTCCGAGACGAGCGGCACCGTGCTGCACGACGTCTCCGGCGCCGGTCGCGACGGCACCGTCGTGGGCGGCGCGGCGTGGCGCGGCGGCACCATGCAGTTCAACGGCGCGAACCATGTGCAACTGCCCGACAACCTGCTGTCCGGGCAGAGCGCGGCGACGATCGTCATCGAGACCAGCCCCGTCGCGCTGACGGGCGCGAAATTCCTGTGGAACATCGGCGGTTCGGGCGACTCGTCGACCGGCCAGTTCTTCCTCCAGCCCGTGGCCCCGCGCGTGGCGATCTCGAAGACCAACTGGTCCGGCGAGCAGTCGGTCACCTCGGCGACCAGGCTCGCCGACGGCAGATGGCAGTCGGTTGCGGCCACGATCGCGAAGAATGCCGACGGCACCACCTCGACCCTGCGGCTGTACATCGATGGCGCCCAGGTCGCCCAGAAGATCGACTCGACGGTGAATCTGAGCGATCTGACCACCCACACGATGAACTTCATCGGCAGGAGCGCCTACGCGGGCGACTCCCGCTACCAGGGCGGCGTCTCGTCGTTCCGGGTCTACAACGAGGCTCTCTCGGCGCAGGACATCGCCGCGGCGTCCGACAGCGACGCCACGGCCGTGGCGGCCGAGGTCGTGGCGGGCATCGACCTGGCCGCGCTCAACGCGCAGAACCTCGATGCGGTCGAGACCGACCTCGTGCTGCCGACCGACGGCGGCGTGAGCTGGACCTCGTCGCCGTCGGGCATCGTCGAAGCCGATGGCAAGGTCACCCGACCGGCCACCTCGACCGCCGTGACCCTGACCGCGGCTTCGAGCGTGCGCGGCAAGAGCGCGACGAAGGACTTCACGGTCACGGTCGTGCCGACGCCGAGTCGCGCCGAGCAGGCAGCCAAGGCCGCCGCAGCCCTGCTGCTGCCGTCGGTCCTCGAGGAGGGCTACGTCCTCCCGGCCACCGCGCAGGGCCTGCCGGTCGTCTGGTCGCACGTGTCCGGGGCCGGCTCCGTCTCCGGCGGCACGATCGCCTCTGCCCCGGACGACGGGCTCGCGGCGGCGACCCTCCGGGCCGTCGTCGGCGCCGGAACGGATGCCGCGACCACCGACATCGAGGTGCGCATCGCCGAGGCCGGCGCCTCGAGACTGGCCGCGTACACCACGTCGAAGAACACCCGAGGCGGAGATGACCCCGAGGTCACCCGCGCCGGGCACCTCGCACTCAGCTCCGACGGCACCTCGTACACCGCGCTGAACTCCGGCGCCGGGGTCGTCTTCCCCACGGTCACCGGCATGACCGAGCAGGTCAACGGCACCAAGCGCTACCTCGCCGGCCCGTACCTGTTCCGTCTGCAGGGCGACGAGGGCTTCGGTCTGATCGCACGCCGCACCACTGCGTCCGGCGCCGCGGAGACGGCCGGTGCAGTCGTCTTCACGTCACCGGACCTGGTGAACTGGACCGAGATCGGCCTGCTGCCCCTTCCGGCCCAGGGCGCGACCAGTGCAGTGTCGGCCGAGTGGGATTCCCGGATCGACGCCTACCGCGTGGTGTGGACCAGCCCGGCCGGCTCGGCACTGACCGGAAGCACGACGGAGTTCCAGACGCTGAACGTGCTCGGCGCCGGGCAGCAGCCCAGCGGCCGGTCGGGCAGCATCGATGTGGCATATGCCGAGACTGCGACGATCGTTCCGGTCACGGCAGCTGAGGCTGGTTCGGCCGAGCAGTTGCTCGGCCGCGTGCACAACACCGGTCTGCAGGCGCCCGACGACATCACGCTCGCCGCCGGTGGCGAGCTCGAGCTTCCCGAGAAGGTCACCGCCGACTACTCCGACGGCGGCACCCACGACTTCCGGGTGGACTGGGACGCCTCGGCGGTCGATACCGCCACGCCCGGGGAGTACACCGTGACGGGCACTCTCCAGCGCACCGAGACGATCTTCCCGCTGATCGCGCGCCGCGCCGACCCGCATGTGCTGCGGTACACGCTACCGAGCGGCGAGAAGACGTGGCTGTTCATCGCCACCGACGACAACGGGCAGGACGAGTTCTTCATCAGACAAGCTGACACGATCGCGGGGATCGCGAGTGCCCCGGACAACCGGATCCTCGGTTTCGGACTCTCTGGAACCGCGACGAACGCGCAGCTGTGGGCACCGGAACTGCACCTCGTCGACGGCGACTTGTACATCCTGTTCGCCGCGAACGCCGACAGCGTCAACGCCTGGAACGGCGTGCAGTCCTACACGATGCGCCTGAAGCCGGGTGGCAACCCGATCGTGCGCGCCGACTGGGAGGCTCCGCAGCGTGTGGTCGACGCGGCGGGCCGGCCGCTGACGTCGTACGGCACCGGAATCACCCTCGACATGACGCACTTCGAGGACGACGGCACCGACTACGTCGTGTGGTCCGAGCGGAACGTCCCCTCGAGCGGCAACGGTCCGGCCGTGCTGAAGATCGCGAAGGTCGCACCGTCGAAGACCGGAGCGTGGCAGCTGATCGGCGACCGTTCGACGATCGCGTTCCCGGACCGCGGCTGGTCGGCCAACACCTCCGAGGTGGTGGAGGGCCCCTTCGTGATCAAGCGCAACGGCAAGATCATGATCACCTTCTCCGGCTCGAACATCGACTGGACCTATGCCGTCGGCCTCGCGACCGCGGCGTCCGGTGCCGATCTGCTCGACCCGGCGACCTGGGCGATCCGCGACTATCCCATCTGGCACTACGAGGGAGCGTTCACCGACAACTGGGGTCCGGGCCACAACTCGTACACGTACGACGACGACGGAAATCTGCTGAACATCTTCCACGCGAAACTCACCCAGAACGGCACCCGCGACGCCGGCGCCAGGATGGTGTACTTCCGCCAGGACGACAGCCCTGTCCTCGACATGACGGATGCCGAGTGGCTCGCGCCGTCGAACCGCACGGTGACGGCGACGGTGACGGTCACCGGCTCCGCCGGGCCCGAAGTGACGGCTACGGTGGCGAGCCGCTGCGTCGCGGGGAAGGTCGTGCAGGTGCTGACCGTGACGAACGCCGACGACGTGCCGGTGACCGTCACCGCGATGGGGGCATACGGTGCGAAGACGTTCGCCGCGCTCGCACCGGGCAAGAGCGCTTCGGCCTCGTTCACCACCCGCCTCGCCGCGGTCCCCGCCGGGACGATCGGGGTCAACGCGACCGTCGAGTCCGTGACAGCCGAGCAGCAGATCGCGTATCCGATCCTCACCTGCGGGTGA